The proteins below are encoded in one region of Paralysiella testudinis:
- a CDS encoding phosphatidate cytidylyltransferase, which translates to MSVWNTSQQAAAETVAATQQFNPQAGWLFAAIFGILLLASSVAWLLKRRQRGLPNATIDNLTARINAWWVMTAVLLLAFWLGRVGTIVLFFLVSFAALREFLSLVESRRADHRVLIACFYVLLPLQYWFVLTDWYGMFSIFIPVYGFLLLPIIASLAGDTGHFLERTAKIQWAVMISIFCLSHVPALMNLQIAGFEGHNILLLVFLVAVVQASDVLQYIWGKLFGRRKIMPALSPSKTVAGTVGGIASATLLAAGLYWITPFTPLQAAFIGLIICIMGFLGGLVMSAIKRDRGVKDWGNLIQGHGGMLDRVDSICFAAPVFFHLVRYFWRG; encoded by the coding sequence ATGAGCGTATGGAACACCAGCCAGCAGGCCGCCGCCGAAACCGTGGCGGCCACCCAGCAATTCAATCCGCAGGCCGGATGGCTGTTTGCCGCCATTTTCGGCATATTGCTGTTGGCCAGCAGCGTGGCGTGGCTGCTGAAACGGCGCCAGCGCGGCCTGCCCAATGCCACCATCGACAACCTCACCGCCCGCATCAACGCTTGGTGGGTGATGACAGCGGTGCTGCTGCTGGCGTTTTGGCTGGGGCGGGTGGGCACCATTGTGCTGTTTTTTCTGGTGTCGTTTGCCGCTTTGCGCGAATTTTTGTCGCTGGTGGAAAGCCGCCGTGCCGACCACCGCGTGCTGATTGCCTGCTTTTATGTGTTGTTGCCGCTGCAATACTGGTTTGTGCTCACCGATTGGTACGGCATGTTTTCGATTTTTATCCCCGTATACGGCTTTTTGCTGCTGCCGATTATCGCCAGCCTGGCGGGCGACACCGGCCACTTTTTGGAGCGCACCGCCAAAATCCAGTGGGCGGTGATGATCAGCATTTTCTGCCTTTCGCATGTGCCTGCGCTGATGAATCTACAGATTGCCGGTTTTGAAGGCCACAATATCTTGTTGCTGGTGTTTTTGGTGGCGGTGGTACAGGCCAGTGATGTGCTGCAATACATTTGGGGCAAGCTGTTTGGGCGGCGCAAAATCATGCCCGCACTATCGCCTTCCAAAACCGTGGCCGGTACTGTGGGCGGCATTGCCAGCGCCACTTTGTTGGCCGCTGGCCTGTATTGGATTACCCCGTTTACCCCGCTTCAGGCAGCCTTTATCGGCCTGATTATCTGCATCATGGGTTTTTTGGGCGGGCTGGTGATGTCGGCCATCAAACGCGACCGCGGCGTGAAAGATTGGGGCAATTTGATTCAAGGCCACGGTGGCATGCTCGACCGCGTGGATTCCATCTGCTTTGCCGCACCGGTGTTTTTTCATCTGGTGCGCTATTTTTGGCGCGGCTAG
- a CDS encoding DUF4189 domain-containing protein, whose product MHNNCNHPNYQGDRSRCGGSQGSQGRQSFDAYEVGTNFFTVLLWTKETKPYFYRHDNKTFYPSATDEASIAPLKRMGLQQCNQKTGGGCEYEESYVNVCIAVAYNSAEKFSTWKYEDAKSCRYAKSEAMAACKRNSKTQPKACNLIATSRYPGFWN is encoded by the coding sequence ATGCACAACAACTGCAACCACCCCAACTACCAAGGCGACCGCTCCCGCTGCGGCGGCTCGCAAGGTTCACAAGGACGCCAATCTTTTGATGCTTATGAAGTGGGTACAAATTTTTTTACGGTGCTGTTATGGACCAAAGAAACCAAACCTTACTTTTATCGACATGATAATAAAACATTTTATCCTTCTGCTACTGACGAAGCTTCCATTGCACCACTTAAGCGAATGGGCTTACAGCAATGCAATCAAAAAACGGGTGGTGGCTGCGAATATGAAGAAAGCTACGTCAATGTTTGCATTGCTGTTGCATACAATTCTGCGGAAAAGTTCAGTACATGGAAATATGAAGATGCTAAATCTTGCCGTTATGCCAAATCTGAAGCCATGGCGGCTTGTAAACGAAACTCAAAAACGCAGCCGAAAGCATGTAACCTGATAGCAACCTCAAGGTATCCTGGATTTTGGAATTAA
- a CDS encoding phosphatase PAP2/dual specificity phosphatase family protein encodes MSTADSPSDLSKKHALMCLLAMGVLFYSSYGLANWLAAQQGGVPEMAFAWERQIPFWAWTIVPYWSLNLCYAAAFFVAKSRAELYRYIAQLVCAQAIAIVCFVLWPLQYTWLKPDVGGVSGWLFASLAVFDQPYNQAPSLHIILTMVVGRFYWSRLPERWRGLWLAWLLLIGLSVLTTYQHHFIDIPTGVLVGALLWWAFPTHGATPLRFRQPVYPRWLALYLGLAVVFTAAALWGGVSAWLWLFWPVAACLLLAAAYGGLGAAALQKQVHGRLSPAAALLLLPYLVAVRLNMAYWLRGVPASVVVADRLHIGSITAAARFEAVVDVCAEYPLFRQPSYYHAQPMLDMVAPPPADLQAAAAAVEQARQQGRTVLVCCALGYGRSAAVVLLWLVRYGHCADLAAAIAVLKQARPQMVLPAATRRHIEQALRLPESI; translated from the coding sequence ATGTCTACTGCCGATTCCCCTTCTGATTTAAGCAAAAAACACGCCCTTATGTGCCTGTTGGCCATGGGGGTGCTGTTTTACAGCAGCTACGGTTTGGCCAATTGGCTGGCGGCGCAGCAGGGCGGGGTGCCGGAAATGGCTTTTGCGTGGGAGCGGCAGATTCCGTTTTGGGCGTGGACGATTGTGCCGTATTGGAGCCTGAATCTGTGCTATGCGGCGGCGTTTTTTGTGGCCAAGAGCCGCGCCGAGCTGTATCGCTATATTGCCCAATTGGTTTGTGCGCAAGCGATAGCTATTGTGTGTTTTGTGCTGTGGCCGCTGCAATACACTTGGCTCAAGCCGGATGTGGGCGGGGTGTCGGGCTGGTTGTTTGCGTCGCTGGCGGTGTTCGACCAGCCGTATAACCAAGCGCCGTCGCTGCACATTATCCTCACTATGGTGGTGGGGCGTTTTTATTGGAGTAGGCTGCCTGAACGCTGGCGCGGGCTGTGGCTGGCGTGGTTGTTGCTGATTGGGCTGTCGGTGCTCACCACTTATCAGCATCATTTTATCGATATCCCCACCGGCGTATTGGTGGGCGCGCTGTTGTGGTGGGCGTTTCCCACTCATGGTGCCACGCCTTTGCGTTTCAGGCAGCCTGTCTATCCGCGTTGGCTGGCGCTGTATCTGGGCTTGGCGGTTGTGTTTACCGCAGCGGCGCTGTGGGGTGGCGTGAGCGCTTGGCTGTGGCTGTTTTGGCCGGTGGCGGCGTGCTTATTGCTGGCGGCGGCGTATGGCGGCTTGGGTGCGGCGGCATTGCAAAAGCAGGTGCATGGCCGTTTAAGCCCGGCTGCTGCTTTGCTGCTGTTGCCGTATTTGGTGGCGGTGCGCTTGAATATGGCGTATTGGCTGCGCGGCGTGCCTGCCAGTGTGGTGGTGGCCGACAGGCTGCATATCGGCAGCATCACTGCTGCGGCTCGGTTTGAGGCGGTGGTGGATGTGTGTGCCGAATATCCGCTGTTCAGGCAGCCTAGTTATTACCACGCCCAGCCGATGCTGGATATGGTTGCACCGCCGCCGGCCGATTTACAGGCCGCTGCCGCCGCGGTGGAGCAGGCACGGCAACAGGGCCGCACGGTGTTGGTGTGTTGTGCGCTGGGCTACGGGCGCAGCGCGGCGGTGGTGTTGCTGTGGCTGGTGCGCTATGGACATTGCGCCGATTTGGCCGCGGCCATTGCGGTGCTAAAACAAGCGCGGCCACAAATGGTGTTGCCCGCGGCCACCCGCCGCCATATCGAACAGGCATTAAGGCTGCCTGAAAGCATCTAA
- a CDS encoding VOC family protein, giving the protein MNITALDHLVLTVRDIPRTLSFYTRVLGMQEITFGAGRKALLFGRQKINLHQHGAEIAPHAEHATVGSADLCLLTETPLTQVQNELRAHGITAISEIVSRTGAMGPIQSLYLRDPDGNLLEISRYP; this is encoded by the coding sequence ATGAACATCACCGCCCTTGATCACTTGGTGCTCACCGTGCGCGATATTCCCCGCACGCTGAGCTTCTACACCCGCGTGCTGGGCATGCAGGAAATCACCTTCGGCGCTGGCCGGAAGGCTTTGCTGTTTGGTCGGCAAAAAATCAATCTGCACCAGCACGGCGCCGAAATAGCGCCCCATGCCGAGCACGCCACCGTTGGCAGCGCGGATTTATGTTTGCTCACCGAGACCCCGCTGACACAAGTACAAAACGAATTACGCGCACACGGCATTACCGCCATCAGCGAGATAGTGTCGCGCACCGGCGCCATGGGGCCGATCCAATCTCTATACTTGCGCGACCCCGATGGCAATTTGCTGGAAATCAGCCGTTATCCATAA
- a CDS encoding lysophospholipid acyltransferase family protein: MKKPFWARWLARRIDSALCLLTSFITGVRPKAAQQLDFPSRQTVYYANHNSHGDFVLVWVSLPKQWRMNTRPVAGADYWLGGRIRCFIIEDVFNGLLVDRGGHQNPQQIIDAMSAALQQGESLIIFPEGTRNTRDDTAMLPFKSGLYHLARANPHTAFVPVWLNNINRVLPKGHYLPVPLLCQVNIGQALYWQEHEDKAAFLQRSQQALLALAPHPVNMATAVAETETETAEGEQI; this comes from the coding sequence ATGAAAAAACCCTTCTGGGCGCGCTGGCTGGCGCGCCGCATCGACAGCGCCTTGTGCCTGCTCACCTCATTTATCACCGGCGTGCGCCCCAAGGCGGCGCAGCAGCTTGATTTCCCTTCGCGCCAAACCGTGTATTACGCCAACCACAATAGCCACGGCGATTTTGTGCTGGTGTGGGTGTCGCTGCCCAAGCAGTGGCGCATGAACACGCGGCCGGTGGCCGGAGCGGATTACTGGCTGGGCGGGCGCATCCGCTGTTTTATTATCGAAGACGTGTTTAACGGCTTGCTGGTGGATCGCGGCGGCCACCAAAATCCGCAGCAGATAATTGACGCCATGAGTGCCGCTTTGCAGCAAGGTGAATCGCTGATTATTTTCCCCGAAGGCACGCGCAACACCCGCGACGACACCGCCATGCTGCCGTTTAAAAGCGGGCTGTATCACTTGGCGCGCGCCAATCCGCACACTGCCTTTGTGCCGGTGTGGCTGAACAACATCAACCGCGTGCTGCCCAAAGGGCATTATCTGCCGGTGCCCTTGCTGTGCCAGGTGAATATCGGCCAAGCCTTGTATTGGCAAGAACACGAAGACAAAGCGGCTTTTTTACAGCGCAGCCAACAGGCGCTGTTGGCCTTAGCACCGCACCCAGTAAATATGGCAACTGCCGTAGCGGAAACGGAAACGGAAACCGCAGAGGGAGAGCAAATATGA
- a CDS encoding arsenic resistance protein, with protein MGIFERFLSVWVGLAMVAGVLLGLALPQGFQAVARLEVAHVNLPVAVLIWLMIYPMMIQIDWSAVKDVGKRPRGLLLTLAINWLIV; from the coding sequence GTGGGTATTTTTGAGCGTTTTTTAAGTGTGTGGGTGGGGCTGGCGATGGTGGCCGGGGTGCTGTTGGGGCTGGCGCTGCCGCAGGGGTTTCAGGCGGTGGCGCGGCTGGAAGTGGCGCATGTAAACTTGCCGGTGGCGGTGCTGATTTGGCTGATGATTTATCCGATGATGATTCAAATCGATTGGTCGGCGGTAAAAGATGTGGGCAAGCGCCCGCGCGGCTTGTTGCTTACCTTGGCCATTAATTGGTTAATTGTTTAG
- a CDS encoding arsenic resistance protein, translated as MAAVGWLFFRVFFAPWVAPADAQQYIAGMILLGVAPCTAMVFVWNQLVKGDPNYTLVQVSVNDLIMIVAYAPIAALLLGVSDVAIPWQTLVWSTVLYVLLPLLAGMATRAYLQRTGGSVAALGRRLKPFAIGGLVFTVVLLFGFQAATIVAQPLVIVLIAIPLLVQTYGIFIISRIGARWLGLPHEIAAPACLIGTSNFFELAVAVAISLFGLHSGAALATVVGVLVEVPVMLSLVWWLNRSQA; from the coding sequence ATGGCAGCGGTGGGCTGGTTGTTTTTCCGGGTGTTTTTTGCGCCGTGGGTGGCGCCTGCCGATGCGCAGCAATACATTGCGGGCATGATTTTGCTGGGCGTGGCGCCGTGTACAGCGATGGTGTTTGTGTGGAATCAATTGGTTAAAGGCGATCCCAATTACACCTTGGTGCAGGTGTCGGTAAACGATTTGATTATGATTGTGGCCTATGCGCCGATTGCCGCTTTGCTGCTGGGGGTGAGCGATGTGGCGATTCCGTGGCAAACGCTGGTGTGGTCTACGGTGCTGTATGTGCTGCTGCCGCTGTTGGCAGGCATGGCCACGCGGGCGTATTTGCAGCGAACGGGCGGCTCCGTGGCCGCATTGGGTCGCCGCTTAAAGCCCTTTGCCATCGGCGGGCTGGTGTTTACGGTGGTGTTGCTGTTTGGCTTTCAGGCAGCCACGATTGTGGCGCAGCCGCTGGTGATTGTGCTGATTGCGATTCCGCTCTTGGTGCAAACCTACGGCATTTTTATCATTAGCCGCATCGGTGCGCGCTGGCTGGGTTTGCCGCACGAAATTGCCGCGCCGGCGTGTTTGATTGGCACATCCAATTTTTTCGAGCTGGCGGTGGCGGTGGCCATTTCGCTGTTCGGCCTGCATTCGGGCGCGGCCTTGGCCACGGTGGTGGGCGTGCTGGTGGAAGTGCCGGTGATGTTGTCGCTGGTGTGGTGGCTTAACCGCAGCCAAGCTTGA
- a CDS encoding IS110 family transposase, translating to MMNFQVLGIDISKNKLDCALIRDIGSSKIKTKALPNHLQGFNQLTEWLYKNIGEDLSLLKIFMEATGVYHEALAEYLHNKGIAVYLLNPADSAHYAKYDSLHKTDKADSQSLARAGIDRLMHHKVRQWQPAAPHIKRLNALLARLDGLQSDLQREDNRMEKAGFSAVPEAVSQSISTMQTNLKQQISTITQEIEQHIDRHPDLKKTVLYCAAYPV from the coding sequence ATGATGAACTTCCAAGTATTGGGCATCGACATCAGCAAAAACAAATTAGATTGTGCTCTTATCCGCGACATTGGCAGCAGTAAAATCAAAACCAAAGCATTGCCAAACCACCTCCAAGGCTTTAACCAACTGACAGAATGGCTGTATAAAAACATCGGTGAAGACTTAAGCCTACTCAAAATTTTCATGGAAGCCACCGGCGTTTACCATGAAGCATTGGCAGAGTACCTGCATAACAAAGGCATCGCCGTTTATCTGCTTAATCCTGCCGACAGTGCCCATTATGCCAAATACGACAGCTTGCACAAAACCGATAAGGCTGATAGCCAGTCACTGGCCAGAGCCGGTATTGACCGCCTCATGCACCACAAAGTACGCCAATGGCAGCCTGCTGCACCCCACATCAAGCGGCTCAACGCACTACTAGCCCGTCTAGATGGGCTGCAAAGCGATCTGCAGCGTGAAGACAACCGCATGGAGAAAGCCGGATTCAGCGCTGTTCCCGAAGCGGTCAGCCAGTCCATCAGCACCATGCAGACCAATTTGAAGCAGCAGATCAGCACCATCACACAGGAAATCGAACAACATATTGACCGGCATCCTGATTTGAAAAAGACCGTGCTTTACTGCGCAGCATACCCGGTGTAG
- a CDS encoding DDE-type integrase/transposase/recombinase encodes MDITEVRCETGKLYLFVAIDRKTKYVYAELHPRMTQKTAVSFLRNLQQDCVFKITHILTDNGAQFTYNLLSQAQRPDKEHPFDELCRHLGIEHRTTKFRHPWTNGQVEITNKMLKEVTVKRFHYEHPDELKRHLMVFLLYYNHQRPLRSLKYKTPWQALEDCYNLEPELFRENPFQKIMGLNS; translated from the coding sequence ATCGACATCACCGAGGTGCGTTGTGAAACCGGCAAGCTGTACCTGTTTGTCGCCATCGACCGCAAAACCAAATATGTTTATGCAGAACTTCATCCGCGTATGACGCAGAAAACCGCCGTTTCTTTTCTGCGCAACCTACAACAAGATTGTGTGTTTAAAATCACCCATATCCTAACGGACAACGGTGCGCAGTTTACCTACAACTTGCTGAGCCAAGCACAACGGCCTGATAAGGAGCATCCGTTTGACGAGCTTTGCCGGCATTTGGGCATTGAGCACCGTACCACGAAATTCCGTCATCCATGGACGAACGGGCAGGTGGAGATTACCAACAAGATGCTGAAAGAGGTAACGGTCAAACGCTTCCACTATGAGCATCCTGACGAACTTAAACGGCACTTGATGGTATTTTTGCTGTATTACAACCATCAACGCCCCTTACGGTCGTTGAAGTACAAAACGCCTTGGCAGGCTTTGGAAGATTGCTATAATCTAGAGCCTGAATTGTTTCGTGAAAATCCATTCCAGAAGATTATGGGTCTTAACAGTTAA